One Microbacter margulisiae genomic window carries:
- a CDS encoding TlpA disulfide reductase family protein, with product MKKLFFLATAAFPMMLMAQINFSLKGNVDHLNAPAKAYLTYHTGTKTVIDTADINQGAFHFAGKLDEPTQAYIVIDHDGTGVKHSGNDMLPLYLEAGTISVTSTDSVSKAIIAGSELNRINQLLIDQLKPIEAKQKALYNQYAEATPEQRQSKVFVSQIESAFDALDLEQKAIIKKFIKNHPQTIVSLDALKTLGGYTPDYNELEPIFETLSPKVRNTEDAKAYATMLAQLKTVAIGAIAPDFTENDPEGHPVKLSDFRGKYVLLDFWASWCGPCRRENPNVVKAYNEFKGKNFTILSVSLDNENGRQDWLDAIKKDGLTWTQVSDLQYWNNAAAQLYHIRSIPQNFLIDPNGKIIAKDLRGDALTNKLSEIFGTK from the coding sequence ATGAAGAAATTATTTTTTTTAGCAACAGCAGCATTCCCAATGATGCTGATGGCACAAATCAACTTTTCCCTAAAAGGGAATGTAGATCACTTAAATGCGCCTGCCAAGGCATACCTGACGTATCACACAGGTACAAAAACCGTTATTGATACTGCCGACATTAACCAGGGAGCCTTTCATTTTGCAGGAAAACTGGACGAACCGACACAGGCCTATATCGTCATTGATCATGACGGAACCGGCGTAAAACATTCCGGGAACGACATGTTACCCCTTTATCTGGAAGCAGGAACCATCTCCGTCACTTCCACCGACTCAGTAAGCAAAGCTATCATTGCAGGATCTGAATTGAACCGCATCAACCAACTATTAATAGACCAACTGAAACCTATTGAAGCCAAACAAAAAGCATTGTATAACCAATATGCAGAAGCAACTCCCGAACAACGACAATCGAAAGTATTTGTATCACAAATCGAAAGTGCTTTTGATGCACTTGATCTGGAGCAAAAAGCTATTATCAAAAAGTTCATCAAAAATCATCCACAAACCATTGTCAGCTTAGATGCGTTAAAAACATTAGGAGGTTACACGCCAGACTATAATGAACTGGAACCTATTTTTGAAACCTTATCCCCTAAAGTTAGAAACACGGAAGACGCAAAAGCTTACGCTACCATGCTGGCTCAACTGAAAACGGTCGCCATTGGAGCCATTGCGCCTGACTTTACGGAAAACGACCCAGAAGGTCATCCTGTAAAACTTTCCGATTTTCGTGGAAAATATGTATTACTCGATTTCTGGGCTTCCTGGTGTGGACCATGCCGTCGTGAGAATCCAAACGTTGTAAAAGCATACAATGAATTCAAAGGTAAAAACTTCACTATTCTGAGCGTGTCGCTGGATAATGAAAACGGTCGTCAGGACTGGTTGGATGCTATAAAGAAAGACGGGCTAACCTGGACACAGGTTTCTGACCTCCAATATTGGAACAATGCAGCCGCACAACTCTATCACATTCGTTCTATCCCACAAAACTTTCTGATCGATCCAAACGGGAAGATCATTGCTAAAGATTTACGAGGCGATGCTTTAACCAACAAATTATCTGAGATTTTCGGGACTAAATGA
- the scpA gene encoding methylmalonyl-CoA mutase yields the protein MRPTFHTLRFEGETAENSHLSTTEWTTPEQINVKSIYTKDDLEGMEHLHYAAGIPPFLRGPYSVMYAMRPWTIRQYAGFSTAEESNAFYRRNLASGQKGLSVAFDLPTHRGYDADHERVVGDVGKAGVSICSVEDMKVLFDGIPLNKMSVSMTMNGAVLPIMAFYINAGLEQGAKLEEMAGTIQNDILKEFMVRNTYIYPPAFSMKIIADIFEYTSKNMPKFNSISISGYHMQEAGATADIELAYTLADGLEYLRAGVNAGMDIDSFAPRLSFFWAIGMNHFMEIAKMRAARLLWAKIVKQFNPKNPKSLALRTHSQTSGWSLTEQDPFNNIGRTCIEAMAAALGHTQSLHTNALDEAIALPTDFSARIARNTQIYIQEETNICREVDPWAGSYYVESLTKELAEKAWNLIQEIEQLGGMAKAIETGIPKMRIEEAAARTQAKIDSGQQVIVGVNKYCLDKQDPIDILEVDNTAVRKQQIERLNALKQDRDQVLVDNALAAITETVKTGKGNLLELAIEAAKVRATLGEISYACEKVVGRYQATIRTISGVYSSETKQDADFMRACELTEQFAKKEGRRPRIMIAKMGQDGHDRGAKVVATGYADCGFDVDMGPLFQTPAEAAKDAVENDVHVLGVSSLAAGHKTLIPQVIEELKKLGREDIIVIAGGVIPAQDYDFLYKSGVAAIFGPGSPVAKAACQIMEILLAD from the coding sequence ATGCGTCCAACGTTTCATACACTCCGGTTTGAAGGAGAAACCGCAGAAAACAGTCATTTGTCGACGACTGAATGGACTACTCCTGAACAAATCAATGTAAAATCAATTTATACAAAAGATGACCTCGAAGGAATGGAGCATCTTCATTATGCTGCCGGTATTCCTCCGTTTCTGCGTGGCCCGTATAGTGTCATGTACGCTATGCGTCCCTGGACAATCCGGCAATATGCCGGTTTCTCAACGGCTGAAGAATCCAATGCTTTCTATCGTCGTAATCTGGCAAGCGGACAAAAAGGACTTTCCGTAGCTTTTGACCTGCCTACCCACCGTGGATATGATGCCGACCACGAACGTGTTGTCGGCGATGTCGGTAAAGCCGGCGTATCCATCTGTTCCGTTGAGGATATGAAAGTGCTCTTCGATGGCATTCCATTGAATAAGATGTCTGTTTCCATGACTATGAATGGCGCTGTTTTGCCGATCATGGCATTTTATATCAATGCCGGTCTGGAGCAGGGCGCCAAATTGGAAGAGATGGCCGGTACTATTCAGAATGATATCCTGAAAGAATTTATGGTGCGGAATACCTATATCTACCCACCGGCTTTCTCGATGAAAATCATTGCTGATATCTTTGAATACACATCAAAGAACATGCCGAAATTCAATTCGATCTCTATCTCGGGTTACCACATGCAGGAAGCAGGCGCTACGGCTGATATCGAATTGGCCTATACGTTGGCTGACGGATTGGAATATTTACGCGCCGGCGTAAATGCCGGTATGGATATTGATTCGTTTGCCCCGCGTTTGTCCTTCTTCTGGGCTATTGGGATGAACCATTTTATGGAAATTGCAAAGATGCGTGCTGCCCGTCTGTTATGGGCAAAGATTGTCAAGCAGTTCAATCCAAAGAATCCGAAATCACTTGCTTTGCGTACGCATAGCCAGACTTCCGGTTGGTCATTGACCGAACAGGATCCTTTCAACAATATAGGGAGAACCTGTATTGAAGCTATGGCAGCTGCGCTGGGGCATACGCAATCGTTGCACACCAATGCGCTGGATGAGGCAATTGCTTTGCCTACTGATTTCTCGGCGCGTATAGCGCGTAATACACAGATCTATATTCAGGAAGAAACCAATATCTGTCGTGAAGTCGATCCCTGGGCAGGTTCTTACTATGTGGAAAGCCTGACGAAAGAGCTGGCTGAAAAGGCTTGGAATTTGATTCAGGAAATTGAGCAACTGGGCGGAATGGCCAAAGCAATCGAGACAGGCATTCCCAAAATGAGAATTGAAGAAGCTGCTGCCCGCACACAAGCTAAAATTGACTCCGGTCAACAGGTTATTGTGGGCGTTAATAAATATTGCCTTGACAAGCAGGATCCGATTGATATTCTCGAAGTTGACAATACGGCTGTTCGTAAACAACAGATCGAACGGTTGAATGCCCTGAAGCAAGATCGTGATCAGGTATTGGTTGATAATGCATTAGCAGCTATCACCGAAACTGTGAAGACAGGCAAGGGCAACTTGTTGGAACTGGCCATCGAAGCAGCCAAAGTTCGTGCTACCTTAGGAGAAATTTCTTATGCCTGCGAAAAAGTCGTAGGTAGATATCAAGCAACCATTCGAACAATATCAGGCGTGTATTCATCAGAAACAAAACAAGACGCAGATTTTATGCGTGCTTGCGAACTGACAGAACAGTTTGCTAAAAAAGAAGGACGTCGTCCTCGTATCATGATTGCCAAGATGGGGCAGGATGGTCACGATCGTGGCGCCAAAGTTGTGGCAACCGGTTATGCTGATTGCGGGTTTGATGTGGATATGGGACCTTTGTTCCAAACTCCGGCAGAAGCTGCAAAAGATGCTGTTGAAAATGATGTGCATGTGTTGGGCGTTTCTTCATTGGCTGCGGGACACAAAACTTTGATTCCGCAAGTAATAGAAGAATTGAAAAAACTTGGTCGCGAAGACATTATTGTTATCGCCGGCGGAGTAATTCCTGCTCAGGATTATGACTTCCTCTACAAGTCCGGTGTGGCTGCCATCTTTGGTCCCGGTTCTCCGGTTGCCAAGGCAGCATGTCAGATCATGGAAATTTTACTGGCTGACTAA
- the mutA gene encoding methylmalonyl-CoA mutase small subunit, translated as MDHSNSLFSEFPPVSTQEWMDKINGDLKGADFEKKLVWRTNEGFNVRPFYREEDLVGLKAHGELPGKFPYVRGTKQTNSWQIRQKINVSNQNISAANEKATALLTHGVTSLEIAIDADAISADSLKQLLKGIDITKVELHFDTCVKAAVKLTELFVAYVKENNIEPKQVFGSLNFDPIGRRLTRGKVIDNVVDLYASIVTASLYLPKFRTIAINPVYFNNAGAYIYQELGYALAWGNDLLAQLVEKGFTAEKIGKKMTFNFGISSNYFMEIAKFRAARFLWSNIVYAYGEKCPNVCKHNEPDGMERCAAKMMIHAETSQWNMTTFDPYVNMLRSQTEAMSAVIAGVNSLTVLPFSTVFKSSDEFSERIARNQQLLLKEESHFDKVVDPGAGSYYIENLTEAIANQAWKLFLEVESKGGFLAEVAAGNIQSAVNASNANRRKAVAGRREVILGTNQYPNFNEIAGDKIEEMAGHTCNHGENAPVLDFTRGAADFEALRLATEKSAKRPKVFMLTIGNLAMRLARAQFSSNFFACAGYQVIDNLGFQTVEDGIAAAQQANAEIIVLCSSDEEYETIAPQAYKVIDGKQLMVVAGAPACMDSLKAQGISEFINVRSNVLETLQHFNQLLGIAK; from the coding sequence ATGGATCATTCAAATTCACTTTTCTCGGAATTTCCACCTGTTTCCACGCAGGAATGGATGGATAAAATCAACGGAGACTTAAAAGGCGCCGATTTTGAAAAAAAATTAGTCTGGCGCACAAATGAAGGGTTTAATGTTCGACCATTTTATCGTGAGGAAGATTTGGTTGGACTGAAAGCTCACGGAGAACTCCCCGGAAAATTCCCATATGTTCGGGGAACAAAACAAACAAACAGTTGGCAGATTCGTCAAAAAATCAATGTTTCCAATCAAAACATCAGTGCTGCTAACGAAAAAGCTACCGCTTTACTTACGCACGGCGTTACTTCTTTGGAAATTGCCATTGATGCCGATGCCATAAGCGCCGATTCATTAAAGCAATTACTGAAAGGTATCGATATAACAAAGGTTGAATTGCATTTTGATACCTGTGTCAAAGCAGCGGTAAAATTGACGGAGCTCTTTGTCGCTTATGTAAAAGAAAACAACATTGAACCGAAACAGGTTTTTGGTTCACTCAATTTTGATCCGATCGGACGTCGATTGACACGTGGCAAAGTTATTGACAATGTTGTTGACCTGTACGCCTCTATTGTTACTGCATCGCTATACCTGCCTAAATTTAGAACGATTGCTATTAATCCTGTTTATTTCAACAATGCCGGTGCATATATTTACCAAGAACTAGGTTACGCTTTGGCTTGGGGAAATGATTTGCTGGCTCAATTGGTAGAAAAAGGATTTACGGCTGAAAAGATTGGGAAGAAAATGACTTTCAATTTTGGAATCAGTTCAAACTATTTCATGGAAATTGCCAAATTCAGAGCAGCCCGCTTTTTGTGGAGTAATATTGTGTATGCATATGGAGAGAAGTGTCCGAATGTTTGCAAGCATAATGAACCTGACGGTATGGAACGTTGTGCTGCCAAAATGATGATTCATGCTGAAACATCGCAATGGAATATGACAACATTCGATCCGTACGTCAACATGCTTCGCTCTCAGACAGAAGCTATGTCGGCAGTGATAGCCGGGGTGAACTCATTAACTGTTTTGCCGTTTAGTACCGTATTCAAGAGCTCGGATGAGTTTTCTGAACGTATTGCACGCAATCAGCAATTGTTGCTGAAAGAAGAAAGCCATTTTGATAAAGTGGTGGATCCCGGAGCCGGCTCCTATTATATCGAAAACCTGACAGAAGCCATTGCTAACCAGGCGTGGAAATTGTTCCTCGAAGTAGAATCCAAAGGTGGCTTCCTGGCAGAAGTAGCTGCCGGAAATATCCAGTCGGCTGTTAATGCTTCCAATGCCAACCGTCGGAAAGCTGTTGCAGGTCGTCGCGAAGTGATTTTAGGAACAAATCAGTACCCGAACTTCAATGAAATTGCCGGAGATAAAATTGAAGAAATGGCAGGGCATACCTGCAATCATGGCGAAAATGCGCCTGTGCTTGATTTCACACGTGGAGCTGCTGATTTTGAGGCATTGCGTCTTGCCACTGAAAAGTCGGCGAAACGTCCTAAAGTATTTATGTTAACTATTGGAAATTTGGCTATGCGCCTGGCTCGGGCACAATTCTCGAGCAATTTCTTTGCCTGCGCCGGATATCAGGTGATTGACAACCTGGGATTCCAGACGGTAGAAGATGGAATTGCCGCTGCACAACAGGCAAATGCTGAGATTATTGTCCTTTGTTCAAGCGATGAAGAGTATGAAACAATTGCTCCTCAGGCTTATAAGGTCATTGATGGAAAGCAACTGATGGTTGTTGCCGGTGCACCTGCTTGCATGGATAGTCTGAAAGCACAAGGCATTTCAGAATTTATCAATGTCCGCTCTAATGTATTGGAAACTTTACAACATTTCAATCAACTGTTAGGCATTGCAAAGTAA
- the gap gene encoding type I glyceraldehyde-3-phosphate dehydrogenase: MIKVGINGFGRIGRLVFRAALTKKDIEIVGINDLIDVEYMAYMLKYDSVHGQFDGTIEVKDGKLVVNGHAIRVTAEKDPANLKWNEVGAEYVVESTGLFLTKEKAGAHIAAGAKRVVMSAPSKDDTPMFVMGVNNKAYAGETIVSNASCTTNCLAPLAKVVHDKFGIVEGLMTTVHSVTATQKTVDGPSQKDWRGGRASAGNIIPSSTGAAKAVGKVIPSLNGKLTGMSLRVPTLDVSVVDLTCRLEKSATYEEICNAMKEAAEGELKGILGYTEDAVVSSDFVHESRTSVFDAKAGIMLNPNFVKLVSWYDNEWGYSNKVVELIQHMATVK, from the coding sequence ATGATTAAAGTAGGTATTAACGGTTTTGGCCGTATCGGACGTTTGGTGTTCCGTGCAGCATTAACTAAAAAAGACATTGAAATTGTAGGTATAAACGACTTGATCGACGTTGAGTATATGGCTTACATGCTGAAATATGATTCAGTTCATGGTCAATTCGACGGTACTATCGAAGTAAAAGACGGTAAATTGGTTGTGAATGGCCATGCTATTCGCGTTACTGCAGAAAAAGATCCGGCTAATCTGAAATGGAACGAAGTTGGTGCTGAATATGTAGTAGAATCTACCGGTCTGTTCTTAACAAAAGAAAAAGCTGGTGCTCACATTGCAGCAGGTGCAAAACGTGTTGTTATGTCAGCTCCTTCAAAAGATGATACTCCAATGTTTGTTATGGGAGTAAACAATAAAGCTTATGCTGGCGAAACTATTGTGTCAAACGCATCTTGCACAACCAACTGTTTAGCTCCTTTAGCAAAAGTAGTTCATGATAAATTTGGTATCGTTGAAGGTTTGATGACTACTGTACACTCTGTTACAGCTACCCAAAAAACTGTTGACGGCCCATCACAAAAAGATTGGAGAGGTGGCCGCGCATCTGCTGGTAATATTATTCCTTCATCAACCGGTGCTGCAAAAGCTGTTGGTAAAGTAATTCCTTCCTTGAATGGTAAATTGACCGGAATGTCTTTGCGTGTTCCTACCTTGGATGTTTCTGTGGTTGATCTGACTTGCCGTTTGGAAAAAAGCGCAACATACGAAGAAATCTGCAACGCTATGAAAGAAGCAGCAGAAGGCGAATTGAAAGGTATCCTCGGCTATACTGAAGATGCTGTTGTTTCTTCTGACTTTGTTCACGAATCACGTACGTCTGTTTTTGATGCAAAAGCAGGTATTATGTTGAATCCGAATTTCGTGAAATTAGTATCATGGTATGATAACGAATGGGGCTACTCTAATAAAGTTGTAGAACTGATTCAGCACATGGCAACTGTGAAATAA
- a CDS encoding (Fe-S)-binding protein — protein MTKVQLFIPCFIDQLYPETGFNTVKILEKAGCKVMFNTNQTCCGQPAFNSGYWKESRKLAVKFLQDFEENIPIVSPSGSCSGFVINDYPSLFKDDPVLLQRHANVSRNLYELSDFLVNVLQVVDFGACFPHKVTYHDSCSALRSYGIKEEPRELLSHVKGLELVEMNESEVCCGFGGTFSIKNTEISTAMVANKVRNGVESGAEYIVTSEASCAMNIAGYCKKNKVPLKVIHLADILSQF, from the coding sequence ATGACAAAAGTTCAGTTGTTTATTCCGTGCTTTATTGATCAGCTTTATCCTGAGACGGGATTTAATACGGTTAAAATTCTCGAGAAAGCTGGCTGTAAAGTCATGTTTAATACTAACCAGACATGCTGTGGTCAACCGGCATTCAACAGTGGATACTGGAAAGAATCCAGAAAGTTAGCTGTGAAGTTTTTACAAGATTTTGAAGAAAATATTCCTATTGTGTCTCCTTCGGGGTCTTGTTCCGGTTTTGTCATAAATGATTATCCATCTTTATTCAAAGACGACCCCGTGTTGTTGCAACGACATGCCAATGTAAGCCGGAACCTATACGAATTGTCCGATTTTCTCGTTAACGTGTTGCAAGTGGTTGATTTTGGAGCCTGTTTCCCGCATAAAGTCACTTACCATGATTCTTGTTCTGCTCTCCGGTCATATGGCATTAAAGAAGAACCTCGCGAATTGCTCAGCCATGTAAAGGGATTGGAGCTGGTGGAAATGAATGAGAGCGAAGTCTGTTGCGGATTTGGAGGTACATTTTCAATTAAAAATACGGAAATTTCTACCGCTATGGTAGCTAATAAAGTGCGTAACGGTGTTGAGAGTGGCGCTGAATATATTGTCACGAGCGAGGCGTCGTGTGCCATGAATATTGCTGGCTATTGCAAGAAAAATAAAGTACCGCTAAAGGTGATTCACTTGGCTGATATTTTATCGCAATTTTAG
- a CDS encoding aspartate aminotransferase family protein has product MKPFDVYPLFDVEITKGRGCRTYDKQGNEYLDLYGGHAVISIGHSHPLYIQRLTQQLNELGFYSNSVHNNLQVTLAEKLGIASGYEDYSLFLINSGAEANENALKLASFYNGRKRIIAFGKSFHGRTSAAVRVTDNPKIIAPVNAGLEVTFLPMNDFEALSKELNKGDVSSVIIEGIQGVGGVRLPDERFLKYLAEECKRTRTVLILDEIQSGYGRSGKFFAHQYAGIRPDLITVAKGMGNGFPIGGVLIAPFFEAVHGQLGTTFGGNHLACTAAIAVLDVFAQERLIENAQKTGAFLLKELDAFPKIKEVRGLGLMIGIEMEKPVADLRRRLLFEQKVFTGGSGTHVIRLLPPLCLTHDDALLFLERFEMALRNE; this is encoded by the coding sequence ATGAAACCTTTTGACGTTTATCCTTTATTTGATGTTGAAATTACAAAAGGGAGAGGTTGTCGCACATACGACAAGCAAGGGAATGAATACCTGGATTTGTATGGTGGTCATGCCGTAATTTCCATAGGACATTCTCATCCGCTTTATATTCAACGATTAACGCAACAACTGAATGAATTGGGATTCTATTCGAATTCAGTCCATAACAACTTGCAGGTTACTTTAGCAGAGAAGTTGGGCATTGCTTCCGGTTATGAAGATTACAGCCTGTTTTTAATTAACTCGGGAGCTGAGGCTAATGAAAATGCACTGAAACTGGCATCGTTTTATAACGGTCGAAAGCGAATCATAGCTTTTGGAAAGAGTTTTCATGGCCGTACCTCTGCTGCTGTACGAGTTACCGATAACCCGAAGATTATCGCACCTGTGAACGCCGGATTGGAGGTCACGTTTCTCCCAATGAATGACTTTGAAGCCCTGTCGAAAGAATTAAATAAAGGAGATGTTTCGTCGGTGATTATTGAAGGCATTCAGGGCGTAGGAGGTGTCCGGTTGCCGGATGAACGCTTTTTGAAATATCTTGCCGAGGAATGCAAACGCACCAGAACTGTGCTTATTCTCGATGAGATACAATCGGGTTACGGGCGGAGCGGAAAATTTTTCGCTCATCAATATGCAGGCATTCGTCCTGATTTAATCACAGTAGCCAAAGGAATGGGAAACGGCTTTCCGATCGGAGGCGTATTAATAGCTCCTTTTTTCGAAGCTGTTCATGGCCAGTTGGGAACAACATTCGGGGGAAATCATTTGGCCTGTACGGCTGCTATTGCTGTGTTGGATGTTTTTGCACAAGAACGCCTGATTGAAAATGCTCAAAAAACAGGTGCGTTTTTGTTGAAAGAACTTGATGCCTTCCCAAAAATAAAAGAGGTAAGGGGCCTGGGCCTGATGATTGGCATTGAAATGGAAAAACCTGTTGCCGATTTACGCAGACGTTTACTCTTTGAACAAAAGGTCTTTACAGGAGGCAGCGGAACGCATGTTATTCGACTATTACCACCTCTTTGTTTGACTCACGATGACGCTCTATTATTTTTAGAGCGGTTTGAAATGGCATTGCGTAACGAATAA
- the rpiB gene encoding ribose 5-phosphate isomerase B, with product MKALNELKIAIASDHAGYGLKTGITPWLADHIAVLHDFGTYSPDSCDYSDFGHKLADAVEKGEYDYGIAICGSGNGINMTVNKHQGIRAALCWSPELAALARQHNNANILSLPGRFVKADEALNMVKIFLTTDFEGGRHQRRIDKIPLQPK from the coding sequence ATGAAAGCCCTTAATGAACTCAAAATTGCTATCGCTTCCGATCATGCCGGCTATGGCTTGAAGACGGGTATAACGCCTTGGTTAGCTGATCATATAGCTGTGCTTCATGATTTTGGAACCTATTCTCCCGATAGTTGTGATTATTCTGATTTTGGCCATAAACTCGCTGATGCCGTTGAAAAAGGAGAATATGACTATGGGATTGCCATATGCGGTAGCGGCAATGGTATTAATATGACTGTTAACAAGCATCAGGGTATCCGCGCGGCTTTGTGCTGGTCGCCGGAATTAGCTGCCTTGGCGCGTCAACATAATAATGCTAATATATTATCGCTGCCGGGCAGGTTCGTAAAAGCTGATGAGGCCCTGAATATGGTAAAGATATTTCTTACCACCGATTTTGAAGGTGGTCGCCACCAACGTCGCATTGATAAAATTCCACTTCAACCTAAATGA